A single region of the Caballeronia insecticola genome encodes:
- a CDS encoding SDR family NAD(P)-dependent oxidoreductase, translating to MSDIPYRSALIIGAGPGISASLTRRLRAANIPVVIAARRVDKLASLVDETGAIALPVDASDAGEIDALFAETDARIGAPEIVIYNASGRARGPIAELDPVEVERAVAVSALGAFYTVQQAAKRMVPAGHGAILLTGATAGVKGFALSAPFAMGKFALRGLAQSAARELSPKGIHVAHFVIDGAVRADRSDASGTPDSTLDPEAIAQSYIDVLRQHRSAWSWEMELRPWVEKF from the coding sequence ATGAGCGACATTCCTTACCGCAGCGCACTCATCATCGGCGCCGGTCCCGGCATCAGCGCCTCTCTCACGCGGCGCCTGCGCGCGGCGAACATTCCGGTGGTCATCGCGGCGCGCCGTGTCGACAAGCTCGCGTCGCTCGTCGATGAAACCGGCGCTATCGCTTTACCCGTCGATGCGTCCGACGCCGGCGAGATCGATGCCCTCTTCGCCGAAACCGACGCACGCATCGGCGCACCCGAGATCGTGATCTATAACGCGAGCGGCCGTGCGCGCGGACCTATCGCGGAACTGGACCCTGTGGAAGTGGAACGCGCCGTCGCGGTGTCGGCGCTGGGCGCTTTCTATACGGTGCAGCAGGCCGCCAAGCGCATGGTGCCCGCGGGCCACGGCGCGATCCTGCTGACGGGCGCAACTGCCGGCGTCAAAGGCTTTGCGCTATCCGCGCCGTTCGCGATGGGCAAGTTCGCGTTGCGTGGACTCGCGCAGAGCGCCGCGCGCGAGCTGTCGCCCAAAGGCATTCACGTTGCGCATTTCGTGATCGACGGCGCGGTGCGTGCGGATCGCAGCGATGCATCGGGTACGCCCGACAGCACGCTCGATCCCGAAGCGATCGCGCAATCCTATATCGACGTATTGCGTCAGCATCGTAGTGCGTGGAGTTGGGAAATGGAATTGAGGCCTTGGGTAGAAAAGTTCTAA
- a CDS encoding cytochrome ubiquinol oxidase subunit I, whose product MLDHVLDLSRAQFAMTAIFHILWPILTISLSAFLVLVEVLWIRTGDVAYYRHARFWSKLLVLNFAVGVVSGIPMEFQFGTNWAGFSQFSGQFIGNILGFEGAMAFMLEAGFIGVMLLGWGRVSRGVHLFATSMVALGSSISAFWIMVANSWMQTPAGYSIVDGKIVVTDFLAAIFNPDMVWGVSHMWVAAIETGMFVIAGISAWNLFRRRHPEFFVRSFRLALTVLVFIAPLQIWLGDSSGVSVFETQPAKGAAIEGHWTTNAPGTGASWSLLAWPDQKAQRNDWSLEVPGMLSVLGTHTLHGQVKGLKDFKRDDQPPAIPLLYYAFRVMAGIGFAFMLLAFWTAYALRKTRGSIEALLAQRKLLLAWVFAIPLPYVAVEAGWIVREVGRQPWVVYGLQRTRDAVSTIPASSVSLSIAMFLAFYVVLLITFFVLARRWLRAGPDVNIMPPATLPGRTAQAKAPTVTGY is encoded by the coding sequence ATGCTTGATCACGTACTCGACCTGTCGCGCGCGCAGTTTGCGATGACCGCGATCTTCCATATTCTCTGGCCGATTCTCACGATCAGCTTGTCCGCGTTTCTCGTGCTCGTCGAAGTCCTGTGGATTCGCACCGGCGATGTCGCGTATTACCGGCATGCGCGTTTCTGGAGCAAGCTTCTCGTGCTGAACTTCGCGGTCGGCGTGGTGAGCGGCATTCCGATGGAGTTTCAGTTCGGCACCAACTGGGCGGGCTTTTCGCAGTTCAGCGGCCAGTTCATCGGCAACATTCTCGGCTTCGAAGGCGCGATGGCCTTCATGCTTGAAGCGGGCTTCATCGGCGTGATGCTGCTCGGCTGGGGACGCGTGTCGCGCGGCGTGCATCTGTTCGCTACGTCGATGGTCGCGCTCGGCTCCAGCATCTCGGCGTTCTGGATCATGGTCGCCAACTCGTGGATGCAGACGCCCGCGGGCTATTCGATCGTCGACGGCAAAATCGTCGTCACGGATTTTCTTGCCGCCATCTTCAATCCGGACATGGTGTGGGGCGTGTCGCACATGTGGGTCGCGGCCATCGAGACAGGCATGTTCGTGATCGCCGGCATCTCCGCGTGGAATCTCTTTCGCCGGCGGCATCCCGAGTTCTTCGTGCGTTCGTTTCGACTCGCACTGACGGTGCTCGTGTTTATCGCGCCGCTGCAAATCTGGCTCGGCGATTCGAGCGGCGTCAGCGTGTTCGAGACGCAGCCCGCGAAAGGCGCCGCGATCGAAGGACACTGGACGACCAACGCGCCGGGCACGGGCGCATCGTGGTCGCTGCTCGCGTGGCCCGATCAAAAGGCGCAACGCAACGACTGGTCGCTCGAAGTGCCCGGCATGCTGAGCGTGCTCGGCACGCACACGCTGCATGGACAAGTCAAAGGACTCAAAGACTTCAAACGCGACGATCAGCCGCCCGCGATTCCCCTGCTCTATTACGCGTTTCGCGTGATGGCGGGCATCGGCTTCGCGTTCATGCTGCTCGCGTTCTGGACCGCGTATGCGCTGCGCAAGACGCGCGGCAGCATTGAAGCGCTGCTCGCGCAACGCAAGCTTTTGCTCGCATGGGTGTTCGCCATTCCGCTGCCGTATGTCGCCGTCGAAGCGGGCTGGATCGTGCGCGAAGTCGGCCGTCAGCCGTGGGTCGTGTATGGCCTGCAACGCACGCGTGACGCGGTCTCGACGATTCCGGCTTCATCCGTCTCGCTCAGCATCGCGATGTTTCTCGCGTTCTATGTCGTGTTGCTGATCACGTTCTTCGTGCTTGCGCGGCGCTGGCTGCGCGCCGGTCCCGACGTCAACATCATGCCGCCCGCCACGCTTCCCGGACGCACGGCGCAGGCGAAAGCGCCCACCGTCACCGGTTACTGA
- the moaA gene encoding GTP 3',8-cyclase MoaA, whose amino-acid sequence MNTLELPPLARADLRDLRPLDRRGRALKDLRLSVIDQCNFRCSYCMPKDVFTKDYPFLSSDEWLSFDQMFTMCRAFMQLGVEKIRLTGGEPLLRKGLETLIARLATLDTDLALTTNGSLLAARAHGLKQAGLKRVTVSLDAIDGDLFARMNGVGFPVARVLEGIDAAIDAGLAPLKINVVIEKGVNELQILPLARHFYRRPVDLRFIEYMDVGGAHGWSSDKIVRSDSILTLLRRHFSLEADSGGDTGSTSVNYRFADGLARVGFVSSMSHPFCSTCSRARVSADGQLFSCLFATQSFDLKPWLDAAITSDELIDVVRARWTQRDDRYSELRGTKPPQDSRKRYPTVRMSLVGG is encoded by the coding sequence TTGAATACCCTTGAATTACCGCCTCTCGCGCGCGCCGATCTGCGTGATTTACGTCCTCTCGATCGACGCGGCCGTGCCCTGAAGGACCTCCGGCTGTCGGTCATCGATCAATGCAATTTCCGTTGCTCGTATTGCATGCCAAAGGACGTCTTCACGAAGGACTACCCGTTCTTGTCGTCCGATGAATGGCTCTCCTTCGATCAGATGTTCACGATGTGCCGCGCCTTCATGCAACTCGGCGTCGAGAAAATTCGTCTGACGGGCGGCGAGCCGCTGCTGCGCAAAGGTCTCGAAACCTTGATTGCGCGTCTTGCGACCCTCGATACCGATCTCGCCCTCACGACCAACGGCTCGCTGCTCGCCGCACGCGCGCATGGGTTGAAGCAAGCGGGACTGAAGCGCGTCACCGTGAGTCTCGATGCCATCGACGGCGATCTCTTTGCCCGCATGAACGGCGTCGGCTTTCCGGTCGCGCGGGTGCTCGAAGGGATCGACGCGGCCATCGATGCCGGGCTCGCACCGCTCAAGATCAATGTCGTGATCGAGAAAGGCGTGAACGAATTGCAGATTCTGCCGCTTGCGCGCCACTTTTATCGCAGGCCGGTCGATCTGCGCTTCATCGAATACATGGATGTCGGCGGCGCGCATGGATGGAGCAGCGACAAGATCGTCCGTTCCGATTCCATTTTGACCCTTCTACGAAGGCACTTTTCGCTCGAAGCGGACAGCGGCGGCGATACGGGTTCGACCTCCGTGAACTATCGCTTCGCGGACGGTCTCGCGCGTGTGGGCTTCGTGTCGAGCATGTCGCATCCGTTTTGTTCGACGTGTTCGCGCGCACGCGTCTCCGCCGACGGACAACTCTTCTCCTGTCTCTTCGCCACGCAATCGTTCGATCTCAAGCCGTGGCTCGATGCAGCCATCACATCCGATGAACTGATCGACGTCGTGCGCGCGCGCTGGACGCAGCGCGACGACCGCTATTCGGAACTGCGCGGCACGAAGCCTCCGCAAGACTCGCGCAAACGCTATCCGACCGTGCGCATGTCGCTCGTCGGCGGCTAA
- a CDS encoding FdhF/YdeP family oxidoreductase, whose protein sequence is MSEKKVIRIYSEPAGGWGALKATGEALKIQGIAVSGAQTLLHMNQPQGFDCPGCAWPDPKHTSSFEFCENGAKAVAWEATAMRCTPEFFAKHSVSELAAWNDYDLEMAGRLTHPMVYDAASDRYVPIEWDDAFALVGRHLNALDHPDQADFYTSGRASNEAAFLYQLFVREFGTNNFPDCSNMCHEATSVGLPQSIGVGKGTVLLEDFEHADAIFIFGQNPGTNSPRMMSDLHSAARRGAKIVSFNPFRERALERFASPQNPVEMATLGFTNISSFLYQVRVGGDVAVLKGMMKAIVEADDAAIAADQPRVLDVEFIEGHTHGIDALLADLRTTRWDAIERTSGLTRDEICNAANIYMRAKNAILVYGMGITQHHRGTENVQQIANLALLRGNVGRPGAGICPVRGHSNVQGNRTVGITEKPNAQLIAGIERAFGFTPPSKHGNDVVATLDSMTRGEAKVFMALGGNFAAAIPDWARLQNDIRELDLTVHIATKLNRSHLVHGKAALILPCLGRTEIDIQADGPQSITVEDSMSMVHASAGRNEPASPFLMSEPAIVAGIARATLGETSRVPWEHLVASYDRIRDAIEIVFPIFQAYNARIRVPGGFHLTSSARERVWDTKTGRANFLVFDGLDENPVPDDPDALALTTMRSHDQYNTTLYSHSDRYRGVFGQRDVVFMNARELKKRNLHAGDRVDLFAVANDGIERVIRNFKIVEYALPDGCCGAYYPEVNPLVPLHAFDPQSRTPAYKSVPVKIVPSATGDESALHATAVQTGHEHHA, encoded by the coding sequence ATGAGCGAAAAGAAAGTTATACGCATCTATAGCGAGCCGGCCGGCGGCTGGGGCGCATTGAAGGCCACCGGCGAAGCACTGAAGATTCAGGGCATTGCGGTATCCGGCGCGCAGACGCTGCTGCACATGAACCAGCCGCAAGGCTTCGATTGCCCCGGCTGCGCATGGCCCGATCCGAAACATACGTCGTCGTTCGAGTTCTGCGAGAACGGCGCGAAAGCGGTCGCGTGGGAAGCCACCGCGATGCGCTGCACGCCCGAGTTCTTCGCGAAGCACAGCGTCTCCGAACTTGCCGCGTGGAACGACTACGACCTCGAAATGGCGGGCCGTCTCACGCATCCGATGGTCTATGACGCAGCCTCCGATCGCTATGTGCCGATCGAATGGGACGATGCCTTCGCGCTCGTCGGCCGCCATCTGAACGCGCTCGATCATCCCGATCAGGCGGACTTTTATACGTCGGGGCGCGCATCGAACGAAGCGGCGTTTCTGTATCAACTCTTCGTGCGCGAGTTCGGCACCAACAACTTCCCCGACTGCTCCAACATGTGCCACGAAGCGACGAGCGTGGGCTTGCCGCAATCGATCGGCGTCGGCAAGGGCACGGTGCTGCTGGAGGACTTCGAACATGCGGATGCGATCTTCATCTTCGGTCAGAACCCCGGCACCAACAGCCCGCGCATGATGAGCGATCTGCACTCGGCGGCGCGGCGCGGCGCGAAGATCGTGTCGTTCAATCCGTTTCGCGAGCGCGCGCTCGAACGTTTTGCATCTCCGCAAAATCCCGTCGAAATGGCGACGCTCGGCTTTACCAACATCAGTTCGTTTCTCTATCAGGTGCGCGTGGGCGGCGACGTCGCCGTGCTGAAGGGCATGATGAAGGCGATCGTCGAAGCCGACGATGCCGCGATTGCCGCCGACCAGCCGCGCGTGCTCGATGTCGAGTTCATCGAAGGCCATACGCATGGCATCGACGCGCTGCTCGCCGATCTGCGCACGACGCGCTGGGACGCGATCGAGCGCACTTCCGGCCTCACGCGCGACGAGATCTGCAACGCCGCGAACATCTATATGCGGGCGAAGAACGCGATTCTCGTGTATGGCATGGGCATCACGCAGCATCATCGCGGCACGGAGAACGTGCAGCAGATCGCGAATCTCGCGCTGTTGCGCGGCAATGTCGGGCGGCCGGGCGCGGGCATTTGCCCGGTGCGCGGGCACTCGAACGTGCAGGGCAATCGCACCGTCGGCATTACGGAGAAGCCGAACGCGCAACTGATAGCGGGCATCGAGCGCGCGTTCGGCTTCACGCCGCCATCGAAACATGGCAACGATGTCGTCGCCACGCTCGACTCGATGACGCGCGGCGAAGCGAAGGTCTTCATGGCGCTCGGCGGCAATTTCGCGGCGGCGATTCCCGACTGGGCGCGCTTGCAAAACGACATCCGCGAACTTGATTTGACGGTGCATATCGCGACCAAGCTCAACCGCAGTCATCTCGTGCACGGCAAGGCCGCGCTGATTTTGCCGTGCCTCGGGCGCACCGAGATCGACATTCAGGCGGACGGACCGCAGTCGATCACGGTCGAAGATTCGATGTCGATGGTGCACGCATCCGCCGGACGCAACGAGCCTGCATCGCCGTTTTTGATGAGCGAGCCGGCCATCGTCGCGGGCATTGCGCGCGCGACGCTCGGCGAGACATCGCGCGTGCCCTGGGAGCATCTCGTCGCGAGCTACGACCGCATTCGCGATGCAATCGAAATCGTGTTCCCGATTTTTCAGGCCTACAACGCGCGCATTCGCGTGCCGGGCGGCTTTCATCTGACGTCATCGGCGCGCGAGCGCGTGTGGGACACGAAGACCGGTCGCGCGAATTTCCTCGTGTTCGACGGGCTCGATGAAAACCCCGTGCCGGACGATCCCGACGCGCTCGCGCTCACCACGATGCGCAGCCACGATCAATACAACACGACGCTTTACTCGCATTCGGACCGCTATCGCGGCGTGTTCGGCCAGCGCGATGTCGTGTTCATGAACGCGCGCGAATTGAAGAAGCGCAATCTGCACGCGGGCGATCGCGTCGATCTCTTCGCCGTTGCAAACGATGGCATCGAACGCGTGATCCGCAACTTCAAGATCGTCGAGTACGCGTTGCCCGATGGCTGCTGCGGCGCGTACTACCCGGAGGTGAATCCGCTCGTGCCGCTTCACGCGTTCGATCCGCAGAGCCGCACGCCCGCCTACAAGTCGGTGCCGGTGAAGATCGTGCCGAGCGCCACCGGCGACGAATCCGCCTTGCACGCCACCGCTGTTCAAACTGGACACGAACATCATGCTTGA
- a CDS encoding cytochrome d ubiquinol oxidase subunit II: MDSAVQSMLADTWFGLIGLMLVFYVVTDGFDLGVGILTLFRRKSTDRDVMVETIGHVWDANETWLVVLGGALFGAFPTAYALLMEHLYLPVMALIAGLIMRGAAIEFRHSVDHGPLWDKVFGIGSLIAALSQGVVLGKVITGLAPGGAAIAFVVVTAIGVVAGYCLLGATYLVKKTSGAVEQWARRMSLLSAMCTVSAAALLTLATWFSSEVGHVRWSHPAVMHVLIALGIGSAAAFAFIMASLYLGSSRGPFRASVALFVLSFAGLAISVFPDFIPGKLGILQAASDAPTLTFMLIGIGLVFPVMIGYNLYQYHIFRGKLAGSAHAGE; this comes from the coding sequence ATGGATAGTGCCGTTCAATCGATGCTCGCCGACACCTGGTTCGGCCTGATTGGCCTGATGCTCGTCTTCTATGTCGTCACCGATGGCTTCGATCTCGGCGTCGGCATCCTCACTCTGTTTCGCCGCAAGTCGACGGATCGCGATGTCATGGTCGAAACCATCGGCCATGTGTGGGACGCAAACGAAACATGGCTCGTGGTGCTCGGCGGCGCGCTGTTTGGCGCGTTTCCCACCGCTTACGCGCTGTTGATGGAGCATCTCTATCTGCCGGTGATGGCGCTTATCGCGGGACTGATCATGCGCGGTGCGGCAATCGAGTTTCGTCATAGCGTGGATCACGGTCCGCTGTGGGACAAGGTCTTCGGCATCGGCAGTCTGATCGCCGCGCTGTCGCAAGGCGTGGTGCTCGGCAAGGTAATCACGGGACTCGCGCCGGGCGGCGCTGCGATTGCGTTTGTCGTCGTCACGGCGATCGGCGTGGTCGCCGGATATTGTTTGCTCGGCGCGACGTATCTCGTCAAGAAGACGTCAGGCGCGGTCGAACAATGGGCACGACGCATGTCGCTCTTGAGCGCGATGTGCACGGTCTCCGCCGCCGCGCTGCTGACGCTCGCGACGTGGTTCTCGAGCGAAGTCGGCCATGTGCGCTGGTCGCATCCCGCTGTCATGCATGTGTTGATCGCGCTCGGAATCGGCTCGGCGGCGGCGTTCGCGTTCATCATGGCGTCGCTTTATCTCGGCAGTTCGCGCGGGCCGTTCCGCGCGTCCGTCGCGCTCTTCGTGTTGTCCTTTGCGGGACTCGCGATCAGCGTGTTCCCCGACTTCATTCCCGGCAAGCTGGGCATTCTGCAAGCCGCATCCGATGCGCCGACGCTCACGTTCATGCTGATCGGCATCGGCCTCGTGTTCCCGGTGATGATCGGCTACAACCTGTATCAGTACCATATCTTTCGCGGGAAGCTCGCGGGCAGCGCGCATGCGGGCGAGTGA
- a CDS encoding MetQ/NlpA family ABC transporter substrate-binding protein, with translation MKIKLPFKAALFSVLLACGIVGAQASFAANQTVRVGIMSGEDEDVWRAVAANAAKHGLTVKVTTFSDYTQPNEALAQHDLDANSFQHKPYLDAQIQARHYDIVPVGFTYVQPIGLYSRKVKSVDALPQNATIGVPNDPSNEGRALLLLQANGVIKLRDNVGNLPTARDIASNPKHVQIKELDAGIVGRAIGDLDAAVVNTDWAIKAGIKIPQERIAQEKVTNNPYRNFIAVNAKDANAPWVKALVESYQQANVASSILSVYHGATLPAWEGAPQR, from the coding sequence ATGAAGATCAAGCTTCCATTCAAAGCCGCCCTGTTCTCGGTCCTGCTCGCGTGCGGCATCGTGGGCGCGCAGGCATCGTTCGCGGCGAATCAGACCGTGCGGGTCGGCATCATGTCCGGCGAAGACGAGGATGTATGGCGCGCCGTGGCCGCCAACGCCGCGAAGCACGGGCTGACCGTCAAGGTCACGACCTTCTCCGATTACACGCAACCGAACGAAGCGCTCGCGCAACACGATCTCGACGCCAACTCGTTTCAGCACAAGCCATATCTGGATGCGCAGATTCAGGCGCGTCACTATGACATCGTGCCGGTCGGCTTCACCTATGTGCAGCCTATCGGCCTCTACTCGCGCAAGGTCAAGTCCGTCGATGCGCTGCCGCAGAACGCGACCATCGGCGTGCCGAACGACCCGAGCAACGAAGGCCGCGCGCTCCTGCTGTTGCAGGCCAACGGCGTGATCAAGCTGCGTGACAACGTCGGCAACCTGCCGACCGCGCGCGATATCGCCAGCAACCCGAAGCACGTGCAAATCAAGGAACTGGATGCGGGCATCGTCGGCCGCGCGATCGGCGATCTCGACGCCGCCGTCGTCAACACCGACTGGGCGATCAAGGCAGGCATCAAGATTCCGCAGGAACGCATTGCGCAGGAGAAGGTGACGAACAACCCGTATCGCAACTTCATCGCGGTCAATGCGAAGGATGCGAACGCGCCGTGGGTGAAGGCGCTGGTCGAAAGTTATCAGCAGGCGAATGTCGCTTCGTCGATTTTGTCGGTTTATCACGGCGCGACGTTGCCCGCGTGGGAGGGCGCGCCGCAAC
- a CDS encoding SDR family NAD(P)-dependent oxidoreductase codes for MNTRLEGKIALVTGGTSGIGLASALELAREGAKVYITGRRQAELDAAVREIGHGVQGIRGDVTRDEDLDALMSRIRADEGRLDILLANAGGGSMLPLGEITAQHFDDTFARNVRAVVFTVQKALPLMQRGGSIVLTGSIAGSKGTPAFSIYSASKAAVRALARSWVLDLKERGIRVNVVSPGSTHTVGLAELGGASKEAQDGLLAYLTSLVPIGRLGTPGEIAKVVTFLASDDSSFINGAEIFADGGQAQI; via the coding sequence ATGAACACGCGTCTCGAAGGAAAAATTGCATTGGTCACGGGCGGCACGAGCGGCATTGGGCTGGCATCGGCACTGGAACTCGCCCGCGAAGGCGCCAAGGTCTATATCACTGGACGACGTCAGGCGGAACTGGATGCGGCCGTGCGTGAAATCGGCCACGGCGTGCAAGGCATTCGCGGCGACGTCACCCGCGACGAAGACCTCGACGCACTGATGAGCCGCATCCGCGCCGACGAAGGCCGTCTCGACATTCTGCTTGCCAACGCGGGTGGCGGCAGCATGCTGCCGCTCGGCGAAATCACCGCGCAGCATTTCGACGATACCTTCGCCCGCAACGTGCGCGCCGTCGTCTTCACGGTGCAAAAGGCGTTGCCGCTGATGCAGCGCGGCGGGTCCATCGTGCTTACCGGCTCGATTGCAGGCTCGAAGGGCACGCCCGCGTTCAGCATCTACAGCGCATCGAAGGCGGCGGTGCGGGCGCTCGCGCGAAGCTGGGTGCTCGACCTCAAGGAGCGCGGCATTCGCGTGAATGTCGTGAGTCCCGGATCCACGCATACGGTGGGCCTCGCGGAACTCGGCGGCGCATCGAAGGAAGCGCAGGACGGCCTGCTCGCGTATCTCACATCGCTCGTGCCGATCGGCCGGTTGGGGACGCCCGGCGAGATCGCCAAAGTCGTGACCTTCCTCGCATCTGACGATTCGAGCTTTATCAACGGCGCAGAAATTTTCGCCGATGGCGGACAAGCGCAGATCTGA
- a CDS encoding LysR family transcriptional regulator, with protein sequence MDQLLALRVFVRIAESGGFSRAADMLNMPKPTVTKLIQDLEAHLGTRLLQRSTRKVTVTQEGQTYYAYAIKLLADVEEMDTLFADAHGGPRGRLRVDIGSSLANLILLPHLPSFRRRYPEIQLELGVGDREVDLIGEGVDCVIRGGELTDTSLVARRLASLDWGTYASSDYVSARGTPSHPDELRAAHDVIAYFSSRTGRMFELTFEHGDETIRIDPRGGCGVSVNESTAHLTALVSGLGVGQTFAFMAAPWLQSGDLVALLPQWTRPLHPLSIVFPKSRHDSARLRAFVDWVLDVFRPYDAAQVFREQEIPSVE encoded by the coding sequence ATGGACCAGCTTCTTGCGTTGCGCGTGTTCGTGCGTATTGCCGAATCCGGCGGCTTTAGTCGCGCGGCGGACATGTTGAACATGCCTAAGCCCACGGTCACGAAGCTAATTCAGGATCTGGAAGCGCACTTGGGCACCCGGCTCTTGCAGCGCTCCACGCGCAAGGTGACAGTCACGCAGGAAGGGCAGACCTACTACGCCTACGCAATCAAATTGCTGGCCGATGTCGAGGAAATGGACACGCTATTCGCCGATGCGCACGGCGGTCCTCGCGGACGCTTGCGGGTCGATATCGGATCGTCGCTTGCCAATCTGATTTTGCTGCCGCATCTGCCTTCGTTTCGACGGCGCTATCCCGAGATTCAACTCGAACTGGGTGTAGGCGATCGCGAGGTGGACCTGATCGGCGAAGGTGTCGATTGCGTGATTCGCGGCGGCGAACTCACGGATACGTCGCTCGTTGCGAGACGGCTCGCGAGCCTCGACTGGGGCACATATGCATCGTCGGACTATGTATCGGCGCGCGGCACGCCATCGCATCCGGACGAATTGCGCGCGGCGCATGACGTGATCGCCTACTTCTCGTCGCGCACGGGCCGCATGTTCGAGCTGACGTTCGAGCACGGCGACGAGACCATTCGAATCGATCCGCGCGGCGGATGCGGCGTGTCGGTCAACGAAAGCACCGCGCATTTGACGGCGCTCGTGAGCGGACTGGGCGTCGGTCAGACATTCGCGTTCATGGCCGCGCCGTGGCTGCAAAGCGGCGATCTCGTGGCGCTGTTGCCGCAGTGGACGCGTCCGCTGCATCCGTTGAGCATCGTGTTTCCGAAGTCCCGACATGACAGCGCGCGCTTGCGGGCATTCGTGGACTGGGTGCTCGACGTGTTCCGGCCTTATGACGCCGCGCAGGTCTTCCGCGAGCAGGAGATTCCCTCAGTCGAATAA